The following nucleotide sequence is from Apium graveolens cultivar Ventura chromosome 4, ASM990537v1, whole genome shotgun sequence.
AACTGGAGTTCAAACTCAAACACAAACTACACAGTCAACTCAAGTCTTAAGGGATGGATCTAAAACTTTGAATACAAAGACAGTTACTCACTGTCAAATCCCGATGGAAAAGCACCAGTCAGGATCTGCAATTCCTGTAAGAGGAGAGGTGATAATTGACAATCCTGAAGATGCACAGAGATTCTACAAGACATTCAGAACTCCATCTGGAGCAAGCATCACTCTGTATCATAAAGACAAGAGAGTGGAAAATATGTTTGAAAGAAGAGCTCTTACTCACCTGGCTGAAAAATTTCTTGTTTTGACACAAGATGAAATGCACAAACAGCAAAAGGAAATTCTTAGTCAACTACAAAATCAAAGTGCTTCTAGAGGAAGAGGCAAAGCAAGAGGTGGTAAGGGTGGAAGAAAAGGTACTAAAAGGAAAGATGTTCAAGCTATTCAAGTGGTTGTTCCTACTAAGAGGAGAACAAGGTCAAGTGGTGTTATAATTGAGGAATTACCTGAGACATCTCAGTCTTAAGGTCCAATAATGATTGTTGattcttcatttcttcatcctGTACCAAGGCCTGTTTCTAGTCAAAATCtattcactcctaaaagtgaAGAAGAACCAAAAGCTCAGCTTGTTCGAAGATCAAGACAACTGCAATTAGAAGTTGCTCATGTTATTACAAGATCAACTCATGACAACAAAGATGCAAATCCTGATTCAGTTCCTGACAGGGTAAATCCTGACACTGTCAATCATGACAGTTCAGTTCCTGATATTGACAGAGTATTAATTATTCCTGATTCTGTtaaaaatgaagaagaagaaattctatttcGGGTAAATCTTCAGATTTTATATGCATATGTTGAAGCTTTTAATGCTAAAAACTTCAAGGAATAAGAAATGATTTTTGGCAGAGAAGAAAGGGCTCAGGTTGGCAAAATCAGGATTGCTGTTGACAGAGCAAATCAAGCATACAGAAACATGCTTAGGAGGTCAGAAAGAAATAGATGGAGGTGTAATGATATGAAGTTGTTACATGAAATATCAGAAAGGAGAGCTCAAAATTTTCACAAGATCAAGAACAAGTACAAGTGGAAGAAAGTTGTTGATCTCAATTACAATGATGAGATGAATTTTGTTCCtggaggtataagggtggatgGTTTACCTAGTTCTAGCAGTATGGGTGATAAAAAGTCTTGGTTGGTATAAGCCAAGAATCTCAAGTTGAACAAACCTTATAAAAGAGATGGGATATGACATCATAAAGCTCAACTGGTTAATCTAAAGCTATTGAACTTCACTCTTACTGATAGTCATGGTCAGGAAGTTTCTGCTGATCACTTAGACAggcttgaagctgtgaagattatgCTTGATAAACATGATGGTTCTGAACCCAAGCGGAAAATCTTACTCTTATTGCAAAATGATCAAGTCCAAGTTCTCTCACTTGATGAactattgatcatgtcaacaaagGAACTGAAATACATTCATTATTTGCTATGAGTCGAAGATGAAATTTCTAAGGAATGGTCAAATATGATTCTTGCAACTATCAGGAAAATGATACTCGATAATGGTTCACAATACTTTGGATCATACATTTCTACTTACATAAATTTCAAGGGTGGATGGTTTACCTAGTTCTAGCAGTATGGGTGATAAAAAGTCTTGGTTGGTATAAGCCAAGAATCTTAAGTTGAATGAACCTTATAAAAGAGATGGGATTGGACATCATAAAGCTCAACTAGTTAATCTAAAGCTATTGAACTTCACTCTTACTGATAGTCATGGTCAGGAAGTTTCTGCTGATCACTTAGACAggcttgaagctgtgaagattatgCTTGATAAACATGATGGTTCTGAACCCAAGCGGAAAATCTTACTCTTATTATAAAATGATCAAGTCCAAGTTCTCTCACTTGATGAactattgatcatgtcaacaaagGAACTGAAATACATTCATtatttgctaagagttgaagatgaaatTTCTAGGGAATGGTCAAATATGATTCTTGCAACTATCAGGAAAATGATACTCGATAATGGTTCACAATACTTTGGATCATACATTTCTACTTACATAAATTTCAAGGTTCAAGAAGTCAACATGAAGAAGGGAGAAACTGTAATTGAGAATGTTCTTACACAGAGGCATATAACCATGAATCATGATGGTCCTAAAGCTTGTTATGTGTCACTGGAGGAACTGATGATTGAAAGAACTCCTATCAGAAACTTAAGAGCTACAATATACCAGCTATCTAATGGAACTGAGTATGAGAAGAACTTGAAGATCATATTAGAGGAGATAAtattgaagaagattgatgaCAGGGTTAAAGACTTTGTTCAGAGATATTGCAGAGTTTATCAAGAAGTATAAGGATCAAATTCTGAAAGAAAGTATGCTTTACATTCTACATTTTGTCTCTCTGGTTTTTGGCACTAGACAACACattagaatttatgcttattctgcaaagcataaattgggggagattgttggaaaTTGTTTGTCAGGAATCATGATATGTCAAGAGTCATCAGGATGTGTAGCCAATCAGGATCTATCTAACAGTCATGATGTGTTAAGCCGTCAGGATGTGAAGACTGTCAGGATCTGATTAGAAAAGTCAAAGTTGCGGGATAAATTAAAAtctgctgatttataggatcgtaatTGTTGATTTAGATATTTATAAAAAGTAGATATAATatactgtaacatatcttgtgattgatagagattgattgtagttgtgtgatatataaacacagattaggttATCACTTTCTGGTGGGCACAACTCGAGTTTTCTATAACCcagcagctcttaagaatattatttttgacagagttttgtaacagtttattaaagttcaatataaactgttatttgattgaACTGTTTATTGTTATTTCTACTTTACTTCTTTGATCAATCGATTAGTTtgataattgtatccaacccccttaaacaattatcaTTACTGGACAACCTTgggctattatatatagaagagatagtattttgactttttcactcctattttaattctttttatcaaatatttgaaaatataatttatttattttattcaaataaaaatacaattaaACTACAATTTGATGGTTTATAGTATAATATTTTTGCATATTAATAACTACAATATCACATTCAGCAATTTGATAACCAAATCAAATATATAAAGAATTTAAAGGCATTTCGTCAAATTTTATACAATTAAAGTAGcatctataaatattttaaaaatcaaggttaaatgTCTTTAAACAGTATTTCCAACAAAATGATGTACAGACGTGTATTCACTGTAGACCGCTTAAATTTTAAATAACCTAGATATGAATTTGAGACTCCATATGTAACATCCCGAtatgtttataattatttttagttagattaattaattaaaattatttataaatttgttGTCTTTGGGGTTTGCTGAATAATCATGTATGTTACACATAGATTAGCTCTAGCAACTTATATTTCTATTCAATTTTTCCTTTGTCAATTTCATTTAAAGTCTTATTTCAATTAAAGAAAAGCCTCAATAGTATAGAAACTGATCTAGTGATTGATATAATAAAATTCAAGGCATAAGTCTGGTAACATTTGAACCCATGATAAATGGATATTCCAATATGAAGTCAAGTAAAATAAAAATGTCATTGTACCGAAATGGCTCGTTCTTAGTGAAACTGATCAATCATGTTACAGATATAACTTTCTCTCTCTGCATATTTGTAAGTTCTTCAAGATCCTATAAAATAAACATGTACCATGGTTAGTAAATTTTCTCTTATAATATGTCAAATATCAATGTAGATATGACCTCCAAACTCATTAAGATGTTAATTTTGTCATAATCAATATGAGAATGCTAAAATACATAGGGGCGACCACCATAAATCCTTTGGCGATCTCCGAGTTTGTAATGTTTCTCTCGTTCTATCTCGTCGAGGCGAGCTGCCATCATTCTCATGGTGTTCCCTATAGTAGAGATCTGGTTTAGAAGTTCCGTGTTGTTCATCATTACAGGTGCCTCCCCCGATCTGAGGGGGTGATGTCTCTCATTTTCTGAGTAAAGGTCTCCCTTGGTGTCATTCGGAGGCGACGGGGGCAGATTGATCACACGAGCATCAGGGCTTATTATTCTTTGGTCGTTATGGCCGTTATTAACAAATTGAGTATGATGCGACATCCTTCCTTCAAAGATGTTAGATCCCCTCCTAGCGCCAATTATTAACGGAGGAATTTGGTGAAAATAAATTCGGAGAGAGTTACTGGAATTGTGGTGCTGGTTGACGACGGCGAGCGGCGTAAGATGATTATGGTTAGGGTTTGGTATGTTTGGAGATGACTGAGATCGTATGGGTGTCGAATTACAATCAAGAGTATATTAAATTCTCTCTATTTCAAAAGGATTGTTTCGTTCCATACAATGTGCCTATATACCCCTATTTTTTGGGGATCAAGTCAAATATAGTTCTTTTCTCAATCATGATGAGGCCTATTCCTTTTCCGTGAATGTAGTCTTCATTGCTTGAATAAAAAAGGGCGAAGCTCAGTCGGAGAAGAGGGCGATGCCCAATCTTAATAAAAGGTGATGCCTTTTTTAGGCAAAACCGGTTTTTGCCATTAATGAAGATTTTTCAAAATCTAAATTAAATACCtccatatttttaaaaataattacaaTCCTCGAATAACACAAGAATTTAAAGAAATTTTTAGAATCCTAGcatgttattttaaaaattttttaaaaatcaaaattcaaattaaatacACCCCTTTAGGTGCTTATACTATATAGAAAAAAATATtcctttaaaatatttttttcgtAAATTTTAGTATAAGTTATATATGTTTATTAATaagaaatatatatttttttaattttaactATCCTGTCAAAACATGTGCAAGAAAAGGTAAAACATGTAATAtatattttcggaattaaaaaaaaacacaaaatGGTTTGGTTCGTGAACTCTTGTACAAGCAACCCAGCCCAAACccaaaaaattcaagaaacaaaaaataaaaaaagatatatttaatttattatttattaaaaaataaatctcCCAAACCCTACAAAAACCCTGAACCCTTATTCTCAAGCTTCAATGGAACAAAAACTCAACATTTAACCCTTCAATCTATTTTCTTCTTTCCCAAGACTCTCTTTTTTCACATACCCATTTTCACAAATCAATTCTTACATACAAATTGCATATAAAAATCCAATCTTTTCTCTAAAATTAAAATTACCCAATTAGGGTTCTTGAAATTGATAAAGAATGGTGAAGGGTGTGGTTACAGCAGGGCTATTTTCTGCTATAACTTCTGCATTTGGTGGGACTGAGAGGGTTTATGCTGATGGCCCTTCTTTTAATTTTGCTCCTTTTTCGAGTTCTTCGACATCGAATTCTGAGGGTTCTGGAGGTGCTGGTGGAGTTGGGGAAAAGGGGAAGGGGGTGGAGAGTGAGGAGAAGGGTAATCGTGTTCGGAATGAGCATCCGAGGACCACGTCTGCTGGGTTTGATCCCGAAGCGTTGGAGAGAGGTGCTAAGGCTTTGAAAGAGATTAATAAATCTTCTCATGCTAAGCAGGTCTTTTTAATGTTGTTAGTGGATTAAATTATGATTTTTGGATTATGTGTCGTATTTATGTATGTTTATATTGAAATTGAGTTGGTTTCGTTGTTGATTTTGTAAAAGATGAAGACTTTATCACTAGCATTGTAGGTATATTTGTAGTTGTTGTTTACTCGGAAAAAAGAATAACTTTTAGGTTTTAGTAATGGAGTATTTGTTTGCATTGGTTCCTCTTGTTAGTTTCGAGATAGTTTTGATTTTTGTGTAAATATTGCCTAGTGCAAGCTTGATTTTGTTCTAATATGTTTTAATGTATTCATATTTTTTTATGGAATAATAAACtttatttcaaaataaaaaatacaAATTTCTATATATAGAAATTAATGTATATAACACAAAGTAATTATTTGCAAGTTGGTTGTATAGGTACAGGTTTTAAATAGTTATACTTTGATATTATATACATCTGATATCGTTTGAATAACTAAAAGAAGGTGCCTTCACTGTCAGGTTGTATTTTCAGAAGCTTGGTTTGTATAGGTGAATCACTAGTTTGTATATGAGTAGAAAGACGTTAATACAGTATCCCGCATTATAGTTTTGTTAATTCTGTGTCATTTGGACTGTGAGGTAATGATGATGCGGTGATATTCAAGTTGTATAGTCTTGTTACAATTTTGTCTTTGGATGTTATACCGTGTAACTAATTTATTCTGTGTAACTCATTGTTATGTCATGTTTTTAGGTTTTTGAATCAATGAAGAAGCAAGAAGAAACAAGGCAGAAAGAATTAATTGCCAAACAAGCAGAATATAAGGCACTGCAAGCTCAGGCTGAAACTGTAAGCTCAAATTTGTATGCTACCACATCATCATTGGCTTTCTGTGATTGGTTGAAAGGTTTACACAGATATACTGCTTAATTTAATTTACTGACTGCATCTTTGGTTTTTGGGTTTGATAGTCTGTCTTCAAGTttctatatattttttatttagttGTAATATATTTTACCTTTTTCAGTGATTATTTACCTATCTGCACAAGGTTTATTACTATTAAATATTACTATTAAATTTAAAGTTTCAAATAAAAGAGAGATGTTTCCGGCTTATTGCAATTCCTGCCCATTTTAATATTTAGTTAGCTAGATGTTTCCAACTTAGGAACTTGCACAACAGGAACACAAGGATGCAATGAATTTGAGTTGCCGTGAAAAAGCAGACTTTTATCGAGTTTATTTAGATTGAAATAAGTCCAGGACTTTCTTATTCAAATATCTATAGTAATGAGTTAGAGACAGGTATAGCTGAATGCATTAGCAAAATTATGATTCGGAATAGGATAGTTAAAACTTTTTCATACTGCTCCTATTACAATAAACCTTCTAAATTGTGTGATATTGTTACAATTTATATGAATTGGTCAAGTAATTAAACCATGACCTGTATTGTTTTTCTCAATATGAGTGACCATTCTAGAAATATTTGTAGGTAGATGATTTGCGATTGTGACTATTTGTCCTACAACTGCATCTTTTAAGTACTACAATTTATTTAAAGCCGCATTATACTGTATTtttaatgtaatttttttatttaacaGGAGAAACAAAAGGTATTATATGATGAACAAAAAAAGTTAGCTCAGCAGCAGGCTCAGATCAAGTCCCAGATGGCACGCTATGAGGATGAATTGGCAAGGAAGAGGATGCAGGCATGTTATTTTTCTTGTGTAAATTCCTTGATATTGCAGAGTAACAAATAACTAATTTTGCAATCACATATCCAGGCTGAAAATGAGCATCACAGAACAAGAAATCAAGAGCTTGtaaaaatgcaagaagaatcgTCTATCAGGCAAGAACAAGCTAGACGAGCTACAGAAGAACAAATTCAGGCGCAGCGTCGACAAACAGAGAGGGAAAAGGCTGAGATCGAGAGGGAAACAATTAGGGTAAGGTCCATGGCAGAAGCAGAAGGAAGAGCACATGAAGCAAAGCTTGCTGAAGATGTTAACAGGAGAATGCTCGTGGAACGTGCAAGTGCAGAGAGGGAGAAGTGGGTTGCAGCTATTAATACAACATTTGATCATATTGGAGGTACTTCCCTGCACCATGTTTGCAGAGGAATTTATTAATTAAACTGGTTAACATCGGATATACCTAATTAATGTAATTGTGTTTACTTCATACTTCATAGGCACTCTGCTTTACTTTTCCATGTCTTGTAATAGAGATCAGGGTGGCACTTCAATTTGAAGCTCTAAGAACTGGTTGTCTTGCTGTCTTGACTGTGTAAAATATGCTCTTTGTGTATTTGGTTACTGGTCTTTGGTGATAGTAAGAGACACAATTACGTAGTTTGAGTCCCAAATGCATTGATTTTTTGTTGTTTTAGGTGCATCCAGATTAGCACTTTGCAAATCCCCAAATTCcaaaatttaaaaatgaaaaaaTGAAGGACGAGTAGAAATGCAGCTGGACTGTATATACTAGGTTTTAAATGTAATGACATTTCTTCATCGTAATACACATATTAGGTTTTCTTGCTTTGCTTCATTCGCCTGATGTTGTCTATCACTTTTATTCATAATCCCATTATAACATTGACTTGATCAGTCCCTCTTGCTAGTTCCAATCAAGCACAGATACTCATACATTTCCCTTGTTTTTGTCTAAATCTATCAGAGtgtttttttttgctaatttaAATCTATCAGAGTTTTCTGACAATGATTGTCTATTTGCATTTAGGGGGTTTACGAGCAATATTGACTGATCAAAACAAGTTAGTTGTAGCTGTTGGGGGAGTGACAGCCCTTGCAGCAGGGATCTACACAACAAGGTATTAAGTTATGCATATTAAATAATcttgtatatttattctttctaTAAATTTTAAGCTCCGACGTGTCTTTGCGGCCCCTTCTCCAACAAGAATCTTTTGCACCTTGTGATTTATTAGAGTGCTTTTATTGCCAGCTAGATTCTTTTCGTTTTGTATATGTATAACATGTTTGACGTCATAGCATTGCGTTTACCTCCAAGGGTGAGTCTGACCCAAAGTATCATAGGGTGTttgtttctggaaaaatattttttGTAATTATGTTTTTTGAGGTCAATATTCGTACCAGTTATTTGTTTGACCTCAATGGAATTATGGAGTCTCCTCTTTCAATTGCAGAGAAGGGGCAAAGGTTATCTGGAGTTACGTGGATCGAATATTAGGACAGCCATCCCTGGTTAGAGAGTCTACCATTGGGAAGTTCCCTTGGTCAGGTTCCTCACGTCGCTTTAGCACCCTCTTAAGTGGAGGAAAAACTGGCTTTACTTCCAAAAACGGAGATGGCTTCGGGGATGTCATTTTACATCCTTCTCTTCAAAAACGAATTCATCAGTTGGCTAGGTGGACAGCCAATACAAAATCCCATGACGCACCATATCGTAACATGCTCTTCTTTGGTCCTCCAGGAACAGGAAAAACAATGGCTGCAAGAGAGCTAGCTCGCAAATCGGTATAAGATCCTAACCTGTGtatttgaaatttgaatttttgCGCACTTTACTATCCTTCTCGGAAGTCGTTTTTGATGTTCACAATTAAACTCTACGACcttcaaatttctttttctgTTACTATTCTTGCGTTGCACTGGAGTTCATTAAAAAATTGTACTTCGAGATTGTATGTTTGCTCTGTCCATGCAAACCATACCAGTTCTCTAGTTTTAAATTGTTGTTATAAGATGCAAGCTAAATTGACAAAAGAACGGTCCATTGCTTATGCAAGGGATAGGCATCTAATTTCTGTTCTTTTCTGTTATGTATCTGATGTACCCGGCTTTTCTTCAGGGGCTTGATTATGCATTAATGACAGGTGGAGACGTTGCTCCACTTGGTTCTCAAGCTGTTACCAAGATACACCAGTTGTTTGATTGGGCAAAGAAATCTAACCGAGGATTGTTACTGTTTATAGATGAAGCAGACGCATTTTTATGCGAGTAAGTTATCCACCGCTATTTATATAGAAATTCATTTGTCAAGCGATATGGTAATATTGTTGATGTCTTTAGCTTCCTTCAAAGTTGAAAACCAAGTAGTTTATTATTTTTCTCTTTGGTTGTGGAAGCTTCATTTAATATTTTTTGGAAATGGGCATTAAAGAGTTAAGACTTGCTCTTTACACGATTTTCTACATCAAA
It contains:
- the LOC141721472 gene encoding uncharacterized protein LOC141721472, which encodes MVKGVVTAGLFSAITSAFGGTERVYADGPSFNFAPFSSSSTSNSEGSGGAGGVGEKGKGVESEEKGNRVRNEHPRTTSAGFDPEALERGAKALKEINKSSHAKQVFESMKKQEETRQKELIAKQAEYKALQAQAETEKQKVLYDEQKKLAQQQAQIKSQMARYEDELARKRMQAENEHHRTRNQELVKMQEESSIRQEQARRATEEQIQAQRRQTEREKAEIERETIRVRSMAEAEGRAHEAKLAEDVNRRMLVERASAEREKWVAAINTTFDHIGGGLRAILTDQNKLVVAVGGVTALAAGIYTTREGAKVIWSYVDRILGQPSLVRESTIGKFPWSGSSRRFSTLLSGGKTGFTSKNGDGFGDVILHPSLQKRIHQLARWTANTKSHDAPYRNMLFFGPPGTGKTMAARELARKSGLDYALMTGGDVAPLGSQAVTKIHQLFDWAKKSNRGLLLFIDEADAFLCERNKTYMSEAQRSALNALLFRTGDQSRDIVLALATNRPGDLDSAVADRIDEVLEFPLPGEDERYKLLKLYLDKYIAQAGARKAGLFSNLFKKEQQKIEIKDLTDEILKEAAAKTDGFSGREIAKLMAGVQSAVYGSENCVLDPNLFREVIDYKVAEHQQRRIMASKSA